In Aggregatibacter sp. 2125159857, one DNA window encodes the following:
- a CDS encoding endonuclease/exonuclease/phosphatase family protein: MMFKKHAFKFITFLVFLIAAITGYLFYSLTIFSPVNIHFTTMPNLTYHPIKKQDELMCYQADQVPPEITQKTFRLLIWNLHKGQDAGWQQALNRLAQGRDLLLLQEVLNTQELAAQYSSRFPTALYASAFAYLQQQSGVEILSQFAPHFYCAGAKSEPWIRIPKVGAAMSLPLSNGQALLLVNVHLINFEMYPTAYEEQLRTLMQLVSQHQGPLVLSGDFNSWSGYRMAIIRKLITEFGLAEVSFAQDHRLRFLDNPLDHVFVRGLNVLNATTEPTESSDHAPLLLEVELAD, from the coding sequence ATGATGTTTAAAAAACACGCCTTTAAATTCATCACTTTTCTCGTTTTCCTTATAGCGGCGATTACCGGCTATCTTTTTTATAGCCTAACGATTTTCTCTCCTGTCAATATTCACTTTACCACGATGCCAAATCTCACCTATCATCCGATAAAAAAACAGGATGAGTTAATGTGTTATCAAGCAGACCAGGTACCACCCGAAATCACACAAAAGACATTTCGCTTATTGATTTGGAATTTGCATAAAGGGCAAGATGCCGGTTGGCAACAGGCACTGAATCGTTTGGCGCAGGGACGTGATCTGTTGTTATTACAGGAAGTGTTAAACACACAAGAATTGGCCGCGCAATATTCATCGCGATTTCCTACCGCACTTTATGCCAGCGCCTTTGCCTATTTACAACAACAATCCGGCGTGGAAATTCTCTCTCAATTTGCACCGCATTTTTACTGTGCCGGCGCAAAATCTGAGCCTTGGATTCGTATTCCAAAAGTGGGGGCGGCGATGAGCTTACCTCTGTCCAATGGGCAAGCGCTGTTATTGGTCAACGTGCATTTGATTAATTTTGAAATGTATCCGACGGCTTATGAAGAACAACTTCGCACACTGATGCAGTTAGTTTCACAACATCAAGGTCCTCTTGTGTTATCCGGTGATTTTAATTCTTGGAGCGGTTATCGCATGGCGATTATCCGAAAATTGATCACCGAATTCGGTTTGGCTGAAGTGTCTTTTGCTCAGGATCATCGCTTACGCTTTTTAGACAATCCGCTCGATCATGTTTTTGTGCGTGGACTGAATGTGTTGAACGCCACAACAGAACCCACGGAAAGCTCTGATCATGCACCGTTACTATTAGAGGTAGAATTAGCGGATTAA